The following coding sequences lie in one Apium graveolens cultivar Ventura chromosome 3, ASM990537v1, whole genome shotgun sequence genomic window:
- the LOC141710770 gene encoding protein HIGH ARSENIC CONTENT 1, mitochondrial-like, whose amino-acid sequence MAAMKKPEDVVTVDVHVAKDLLASGSSYLDVRTSEDYNNGHVDNAVNVPYMFMTQEGRVKNPDFVAQVSAVLKKEERLVVGCNIGGRAMKACVDLHNDGYEQVTRMGGGYTAWKESQK is encoded by the exons ATGGCAGCCATGAAGAA GCCTGAAGATGTTGTGACCGTAGATGTACATGTTGCTAAAGATCTCCTTGCCTCCGGTAGCAGTTATTTAGATGTCAG GACGAGCGAGGACTATAACAATGGTCACGTTGATAATGCCGTGAATGTCCCTTACATGTTCATGACACAAGAAG GGAGGGTAAAAAATCCTGATTTTGTAGCACAAGTTTCTGCTGTTTTGAAGAAAGAAGAGCGCCTAGTTGTT GGCTGCAACATTGGAGGTAGGGCGATGAAAGCTTGCGTTGACCTTCATAACGAT GGATATGAGCAAGTAACAAGGATGGGAGGAGGTTACACGGCATGGAAAGAGAGTCAAAAATAG